AGGAAGAACACGCCGAAGGATGCGCTGCTGGCGATGGACGCGGATTATATTGAGAAGCCGGGCGAGGACGCACAGTGCTTCCGCGCGATAGCCGAGCGGAGTGCGCTGCCGGATTACTCGAAGGATGGCGGCGAGGCGGCGATTACACCGTCGCTTTCGAGCGAATGGATGGCAGGAGAGAGCGCGCAGGCGAGGCTGAGCGCGGAGACCGATGCACAGAGGGTCGCCGCGCTGCAGCCGCTGGGAGTCGAGTGGGTGGTGCTTGAGGACAGCGCTGTGACGGGCTTTGCCTGCGACTACGCGAACGAAGCGGTGAAGGTGTGCCGCTTGCCCGGAGCCGCAGGCCCGGTAATGATCAGTTCCCGCTCACAGGCTTTGGCGCCGCCGCGGGCTCCGCGATGAGCACAACACTCTCCTGATCCTTGGTCTCCATCCGGTTATAGAAGGAACGAAGGTCCGGATATTCCTTGGGCATGTAGAGAACCTCGCCAAGGATATAGTTTCGGTGCATCAGAACACTGTTTGGCGTTGTGGTCGCTGAAAGACTGTAGAGGGCGAAATTTTGGAACTGGAACTTCTCGGCCGCAGGCGCGGACTCCAGGCTTATTCCGGCAGGAAGGGCGATGCGAACAGCATCCTGCTCGATGTAGGGGTAGTGGAAGTAGACGGCGACCTCGCGCTTTTCGTGGGGGAAGGTCGGCTTGGAGTTGCTCATCAAGATGTCAGCGGGAATGAGAAGGCGCTTGCCGGTAGGAGCTCCGATCGGTCCTTTGATGCCAAAGGCGACCTCCAGGGGCTGCTCATAGTCCTCGAGATGATCGACGGTGATGACGTGAACCTCCATGCCGCCGGGTACCAGCTTTTCGACGGAGGTGCGTAACTCATGCTGGAGGCTTGCGTTGTCTCCGGAGAGAGCGCGGTGCCGCCACTCGAGCGCAGGATCTCCGGTAAAGGTGAACTTTATTGTGCCGCTGACAGACCCGTGCTGGTCCATAGCGAGATCACCGATGCGCTTGACGTGCGAGTACTGGTATTGTTCGCTGGGAGTCAGCGCGATCTCTGTTCCGCCATCAGTCTGCCGGATGCCGCCGGCGGCGGTGTGCTTCCAGGCGAGGTGTCCGTAGGGGCAGTAGCGCGAGCCGGGATCGAAGTAATGATCCTTGCCGTCGATGTTGACGATGGCGATGTCGTCATCGAGCTGCGAGAAGCTGGCGTAGGCCTTGGCGAAGATGTTGTGGTCGCGGTTCGTGACCGACATGAGGTAGGCCTTCAATCCCGCGGCGCGAGCCATGGCGACGAAGAGTGCGGCCAGCTGGTCACTGCTGCCACGCTTGCGTTCGAGGATGTCGTCGGTGGAGTGGACTGCGCCCAACCCCTGCGCCTTCTCCTCAGCGGCGGAGTGCTCGCGGGTGAAGTCGGTGTTCTCAAGCTGCATGACCGCGGCGTAGAGCTTGTGGAGCTTCTGGTCGGGAGTATCGGAGGACGCGGTGAGATCGTGGACGGCTGCGTTGACCCTGGATCCGGGCCCGATGAATTTGTCGCGGCGCTTGGACCAGTACTTGCCCTCACTCTTCCAGTAGTCCTCGATGGTGCGGTAGGGCGTGTAATAGAAGAGCACGCGATAGGTGAAGCTGGAGGTTGGAGGCATGTACTCTTCCTCCGGCGCTGGGG
The Edaphobacter bradus genome window above contains:
- a CDS encoding DUF3857 domain-containing transglutaminase family protein codes for the protein MKSIKGRTLLYNLLLIVLLSATAAAFCEDKWTTPTKEELSMTSQPEVPGAAAVYLYREEITDDKLHMWSVYVRLKVLTDKGKDYANVELSYASGGDGSGTTIGDIAGRTIHPDGTIIPFTGKPYEKLVGKTHEAKYKAKVFTLPDVEVGSIVEYRYTRRYDDHWFYAPKWFIQSDLYTRKAHYLWKPTGKQLVSSDERGQLTSSIAWFQVLPPNTELKQTRLPDSGMEAGQLFLEINAHDIPPAPEEEYMPPTSSFTYRVLFYYTPYRTIEDYWKSEGKYWSKRRDKFIGPGSRVNAAVHDLTASSDTPDQKLHKLYAAVMQLENTDFTREHSAAEEKAQGLGAVHSTDDILERKRGSSDQLAALFVAMARAAGLKAYLMSVTNRDHNIFAKAYASFSQLDDDIAIVNIDGKDHYFDPGSRYCPYGHLAWKHTAAGGIRQTDGGTEIALTPSEQYQYSHVKRIGDLAMDQHGSVSGTIKFTFTGDPALEWRHRALSGDNASLQHELRTSVEKLVPGGMEVHVITVDHLEDYEQPLEVAFGIKGPIGAPTGKRLLIPADILMSNSKPTFPHEKREVAVYFHYPYIEQDAVRIALPAGISLESAPAAEKFQFQNFALYSLSATTTPNSVLMHRNYILGEVLYMPKEYPDLRSFYNRMETKDQESVVLIAEPAAAPKPVSGN